ccttgtgggggataatccatgtgtcgttaacatagtcaacgaacatcggccaaggcgaacaagcaacttgaaacttctgatgTGACTCATGGAACTCGTATTCGGACGGaaaatcaaccaaagtaccccagctatccattacatagtcccacacatttttttccccgattaaagatttgcacttcgccttcacattcttatcgatatgaaacctgcacaacaaattagtagactcgggaaacacagttttcaatgcattcatcagtgctaggtctctgccagtgacaataacaagagggaggcgatcgtgtcttaaaaataggcctcgaaatcgttccaaagcccatacaatattattaacacgctcagcctccagatatgcaaacccagcagagaatgtcatcgctgttggtgtcactccaacaaagtcaagtagtgggagtctgtacctgtttgttttgtaggtactgtctataaaaaacaccagatgacatgcattgcataactttactgcatctgggtgacaccaaaacagatcacgcacaacaacttcatccttcaatctatgccaatgaatgtattgatcacgttcgagaagcttcatcagatgctgcatttcggtatcaactcctcttattgaagaacgatatgcacttcttgcattgtaaatttgctttatcgtggtgtaactgtcggcattgtgttccttcaacgttagcaagatgtttttcggtttcaccatcgactttgtcatatcagcaataattttcttttcttccttagtcaatcgcccggcgtatggatgcccaactaaggacttcgtcaattcatgattatgaatcccacagatcaacttcaccatccaaccttcccctccacgcactggtttcccacgaagcctgaagggacaaccacatttcctactcccggtgtcttttctaacgaattctttatttctacacttgtacgtaccactcctttcacacccaattaacacaaatgaacttcttcctctgctaccggtctctgtgtcagatctcataatcactgcaacaaatccattttcatgggcaactgttcgagcccattgcaaaacaccatctcgagtagcgaatacctacaacacaaccctaacatattaattttcatacaaaccatcaattcaaccaatgactcaaattatctatgattatctgagatgtattaaaagcatttgaacaatcgacatgtggttcattcactccacattcttcttgattatcataatcataatccatatgaacttcttgtgacatcgcaaagtcatacctccattgatcttcgtccatcttaaggacatatgcatcatacacaagtacattcaaattatcatataaccacatccaaaaatttactacaccttaaataacaaacatattaatagcacatatgcatcatacacgactatattaaaattatcatataaccacatcgaTAAATTGACTACTTattaactaacaactaatacaaatatattctaaatttataactacattatttacttaaactaaacttatcactataataaacaactaataaaacatttttgtaccattatacatttaagttacctaaatcatttaatattataccattatacctaattaaatcaataatccacaacatatataaaacagaaataaaaaaaattataaaacagaaatatatatatatatatatatatatatatatataaattataaaacagaaatttaaaaaaattgctaataatttaacattccggaagactttcttccggaagttactaagcccaattccggaagaaggtcttccggaagcacttcttccggaattggCCTTcgtaacttccggaagaccttcttccggaagtggtcATTCCGGACCTTCCTCCTTCTGtgcctaaaatttcttccgAATACactttttactgtttttcttctctataaACTAACCGGAAAACGAAATAAATGCGTACCTCCCACGAAATAGGAACAACAGCCACtaataaaacttcaaatacggaacacgggaccaccaaatcttcaaataGTTCACGGGACCACCAACAGACTGCAGAAGGGACCACCACCGAAACAACAGCAAaaggaagaaacaaacaaagcaaacggaagaagaaacaaagaagaaagCGCAGTAAAACACAGCCTGAACacgttaatttaaagaaatttacacaagggcaaaatcgtcattacatatgcattaaatattattttatttttacttattattataaaatgaaaattcttttttcttcattttgttataaaataataatcatttttttagtatatattaacttttgtaatagaaattaaatgttatcatagtaaataatttatatttttaataaaatttatgaattaattaatttttatggtttaaattatactaaattgtcacacaaattaatatttgacatgcgcgtaaaaaacaaattataaatattagtcataattacgttcactaattatttaattatttatgtataatagtattaattattttataaattagtttatccaattaaaagtaaattattacaaaataaaatatttaaaaaaaaaaaactaacttccggaagaagcttcttccggaagaaaatgaaaatcttccggaagaagtttcttccggaaacattccggatgacgttcttccggaagttgtTTGTGAATACTTCCGGAAGACACaaattcttcttccggaagaaggttcttccggaaaagtTCCGGAAAGAAGTTTTCCGGAAAGTTTTCGGAAGaatcttcttccggaagaagaattGCTGAAGGGCAGTTTCGCCACTTCACTGTTTGCTGGGTgtcccagcaataatgctgagtgcacgtagcaactcccTTAACCTTTTCGTAATGAAATAGGGTGTAAGCTGAGATTTTTGGGGTGCTGGAAGAAGAGACCCATCTATTGACTCGTGTTTAGGCCCATGAACTAGATTTATTTCAGTAACTTGACTAGATTCCATAGGAATTTTATTTCAGCCTTTTTCTACTTCCTTCGGCAGAGGCCAATTTAACCAAATGAGGCTTTTGGGGGTGTGTTGTGAGCATCTTCTTGAGCTGAAAGCACACGaggagcaagaaaagaaaaagagcacAAATTAACGGCTTTTGCTTTTCAGCATTTTCCCTTCACTAATCTAATcctcttttgtttgtttcttcaaatataaaaaaaaaatacttgtcttGTGGATGGGGCTTGAGCATTGACTTGTGGAAACACAAACATATCAAAGCAAAAGAAGACAAAAGATTCCTCAACGAGGAGCCAAAAGGGAGCAAGAATAGAGGGTTGCTTCTTGCTTTTGCTCTAGGAAGGAAGGTCAGCCGAAAACCACACACACGAGTCCCAGGCAAAAAACCAAACCCTTCCCTTTGACAATTGACATTGTTAATGTTGATCCACTTTGAAACAAAACAACTCAGTAGTGGTcctttctttctcctttttatgcaaggtaaaatgattaaaaaatagccCGCCCCCCAGCAGTTTTTTGTTTGCGTGCTGAGTGTGTActcttttccatttttcaaCCCGAATCCAAAGCATAGATATCTATCTAGTAGTAGTGGCTAAGGCCATTAGGCAAAGTCAACGAGTTATGTTATTGTTacctaacttcttttttttttttcaaatgctaATTACTATAGGATAttggttaaagaattaaaaagaattttttttattaaaatatacaaaattatgttatttataatttttttaattttttaatcaatgtcctaatagcattaattaataatttttttttatcatatacatAACTTTACTCGTGATtagttttcattaaaaatcCTTACTTTAATTATCTTCAGTTGAGTCATTCTTTTGGATGAGACTTAAACTTAACATcctaattaaagatattcagtAAACCAACCAACCAACCAAGTACTTGTGAGTATCTAAATTCTAATCTAACGGCATAGATATGCACACACAACATAGTTTGCATCGAATGTTATGTTTTTAAGAGTAAGCCACACACGGGTGTGTGGTGTGTGCCTGTCATCACATCACATGTTAGTGTCAACCATCCAATATCCAACACAAAAGAGTTTTCCCGAGGAAGCTTCCTACCTCTCTTCCTACTTGTTGGGCTCCTTCTCTCGCTTTCCCTTTTACccttttttcactttcttctgATTTCCTCCTCCAAAGTCCtttttaaacacacaaaattgtGTGTTCTCCAACACACACTCACTCACCACTGTGTCCGTGTGTTTTGTtggttttcttttcctatccACTCTCAACATAACAGCAGCTGCTGCTGCTTCAGTTTCTATTTTCAGGTACTTTTCTAACCTTtgattggttttgttcttgtgTTGTGATTATTGTGGTGTATTCTGGTTACTTATGAGTTTATTGAAATGAAAGTATGAAACCCCTTCTTCCAGTGAGTGTGTCTTTACCCTTATTGTTATCCCTTTTGTTTCATTTATCCTGGTGCGAGGGTTTCTTCTAAAAGGTTTAGTAAGGGAGAGGGAAAAAAGGAAGAGGATATTGCTTTGCATTTTGAAGTCTCAAGTTTCATGCTTTCTTCTAAAGGATAGCTTTTGAAGCTACGAgggttttttattttggtgGGGGAGGGAGTTTTGCAACTTTAATTGGTTATCAAAATTCAAGAATGAGCCTTGCAATTTTGGTTGTAAATCTTGATGGGGTTGAGGAAAGAAAGGGAaagttttaatctttttggGTGCAGCTAAATAACCTTTTGGGTTATTACTTATTAGTTCAGGGCCACCCATTTAATTTGAAAGTCTTCATTCACATCAATTTGGTTTTTTTCTTATGATGGTATAGGCTTTGAAAGTGGCAAAATTGATTTCTTGTTAACGTCTAAGCCCCTTTGTTTGTTTCTGCAGTTGTTTGCTCCAAGTTTCTGATCAATGGAACATAGTTTGAAAAGAAAGTCTCCAGAGAGTGGAGACAATTTACTCTTCAGCAGCTTTTCTCTGGATGACCTTAATGAAGATCTCTTGGAGAGGGTACTTTCATGGCTACCAACTTCCTCATTCTTTCGCCTCACTTCGGTGTGCAAAAGGTGGAAATCAGCTGCTGCTTCTGTTAGTTTCAAGCTTGCCTGCTCACGAGTTCCTTTGCGGGATCCTTGGTTTTTGATGGTTGCTCCCAATCTCAACCAATCTATTGTCTTTGACACTGCTGAAAACAGTTGGAAAAGACTCAATCACCCGCATCTTCCGCTCAAAGACTCTAACATTAGCTGCATGCCGGTTGCAGCCTCTGGTGGCCTTGTTTGCTACCGCAAACTTTCAGGAAACTTCATTGTGTGCAATCCTGTTACCGGATCTTGTACTGAACTCCCTCCATTGCATTTCACCCCAGAAAACCAGTCTCTCAACGCGGTTGTGATGAGTACAACTTTCAATGATCAATTGTCCTACAAGATTGTGTTAGTCTTTGGCGAACTCCCTAACCTGTTGTTTAAAGTCTACAACTCTAGCTCTGGCTGTTGGGAAGATGAGGCTGCGCTGAGGAGGAATGTTGATGACAATTCCCTGGATTGTGATTCAACTGATGATGACAATGTTGTGTACTTCCTTAGCAAGGCTGGAACTGTTGTAGCTAGTAGCATGCATAGAAGTCCATCTAAGCAATATTCATCGGTTATTACTAACAAAGAAGGTCAGGAGACAGTGTATTTTCTCAGCTCCTCAGGGATGGTAGTAGCTTGCAATTTGACATCAAAGTACTTCTTTGAGTACCCCAGGTTGCTGCCTGTTTTCAGTGAGTACTCCATTGATATTGTGGAGTGTGGCAGTGAGATGCTTGTTGTTTTGCTATCAGAATTCTTGGAAAGCGCAAGTCTTAGGGTGTGGAAATATGATGAGGCCAACCGATGCTGGAAACAGATTGCTGCAATGCCTGCAGCAATGTCTCAAGAGTGGTATGGAAAGAAGGCAGATATTAACTGTGTTGGAGCTGGCGATCGGATATTCATATGCTTGAACTCCCCTGAGCTATGTGCTTATGTTCTGTGTGATTTGGTGACCAACAAATGGACAGAGTTGCCGAAATGTTGCTTGAATGGAGAACTCATGGAGTTCATGTCTGCCTTTTCATTTGAGCCAAGGATAGAGGCT
The genomic region above belongs to Glycine max cultivar Williams 82 chromosome 14, Glycine_max_v4.0, whole genome shotgun sequence and contains:
- the LOC100797130 gene encoding F-box only protein 13; its protein translation is MEHSLKRKSPESGDNLLFSSFSLDDLNEDLLERVLSWLPTSSFFRLTSVCKRWKSAAASVSFKLACSRVPLRDPWFLMVAPNLNQSIVFDTAENSWKRLNHPHLPLKDSNISCMPVAASGGLVCYRKLSGNFIVCNPVTGSCTELPPLHFTPENQSLNAVVMSTTFNDQLSYKIVLVFGELPNLLFKVYNSSSGCWEDEAALRRNVDDNSLDCDSTDDDNVVYFLSKAGTVVASSMHRSPSKQYSSVITNKEGQETVYFLSSSGMVVACNLTSKYFFEYPRLLPVFSEYSIDIVECGSEMLVVLLSEFLESASLRVWKYDEANRCWKQIAAMPAAMSQEWYGKKADINCVGAGDRIFICLNSPELCAYVLCDLVTNKWTELPKCCLNGELMEFMSAFSFEPRIEASV